A DNA window from Trichomycterus rosablanca isolate fTriRos1 chromosome 9, fTriRos1.hap1, whole genome shotgun sequence contains the following coding sequences:
- the rnaseh1 gene encoding ribonuclease H1 isoform X2: protein MGKKGNFFYAVRKGHKPGVFQTWDECKFQVDKFAGARYKKFASEEEAWAFVRNETEACIAPPLPVNVPTGSKRPIDEDPSEGEHVKRVKLATELSHQKPSASVGSDGFTYMGDAVVVYTDGCCSRNGKTGARAGIGVYWGPNHPLNVAERLSGRQTNQRAELQAACKALEQSRDQNIKKLVLYTDSKFTINGITSWVKNWKINGWRLKTGGEVVNKEDFQRLDELNEECEVIWMHIPGHAGYSGNEEADRLSREGAAKPYWESFSHY from the exons GGATGAATGCAAATTTCAAGTGGATAAATTTGCTGGTGCACGTTATAAAAAGTTCGCCTCTGAAGAGGAAGCTTGGGCCTTTGTGCGTAACGAGACAGAAG CTTGTATTGCCCCACCACTTCCTGTAAATGTACCCACTGGTAGTAAAAGACCCATTGATGAGGATCCCAGTGAAGGAGAACATGTTAAACGAGTCAAACTAGCTACAGAACTGTCACACCAAAAACCCTCTGCTTCAGTGGGTAGTGATGGATTCACTTACATGG GTGATGCGGTGGTGGTGTATACAGATGGCTGCTGTTCCAGAAATGGGAAAACTGGAGCTCGTGCAGGGATTGGAGTGTACTGGGGTCCTAATCACCCTCT AAATGTTGCAGAGAGGTTGTCAGGGAGACAGACAAACCAACGAGCTGAATTACAG GCAGCCTGTAAGGCACTGGAGCAGTCAAGAGATCAAAATATCAAAAAGCTTGTCCTCTACACAGACAGCAAATTCACCATTAACG gTATCACAAGCTGGGTAAAAAATTGGAAGATCAATGGCTGGAGGCTCAAAACAGGTGGAGAGGTGGTTAATAAAGAAGACTTCCAAAGGCTTGATGAACTGAATGAAGAATGTGAGGTCATATGG ATGCATATCCCAGGCCATGCTGGCTATTCAGGCAATGAAGAGGCAGACAGACTCTCCAGAGAGGGAGCAGCAAAACCTTACTGGGAATCGTTCTCACATTACTGA
- the rnaseh1 gene encoding ribonuclease H1 isoform X4, which translates to MGKKGNFFYAVRKGHKPGVFQTWDECKFQVDKFAGARYKKFASEEEAWAFVRNETEACIAPPLPVNVPTGSKRPIDEDPSEGEHVKRVKLATELSHQKPSASVGSDGFTYMGDAVVVYTDGCCSRNGKTGARAGIGVYWGPNHPLNVAERLSGRQTNQRAELQAACKALEQSRDQNIKKLVLYTDSKFTINGITSWVKNWKINGWRLKTGGEVVNKEDFQRLDELNEECEVIWIVVDETPPRKTVFKAHSLDRATVHHREKSGSVCPASLFISNC; encoded by the exons GGATGAATGCAAATTTCAAGTGGATAAATTTGCTGGTGCACGTTATAAAAAGTTCGCCTCTGAAGAGGAAGCTTGGGCCTTTGTGCGTAACGAGACAGAAG CTTGTATTGCCCCACCACTTCCTGTAAATGTACCCACTGGTAGTAAAAGACCCATTGATGAGGATCCCAGTGAAGGAGAACATGTTAAACGAGTCAAACTAGCTACAGAACTGTCACACCAAAAACCCTCTGCTTCAGTGGGTAGTGATGGATTCACTTACATGG GTGATGCGGTGGTGGTGTATACAGATGGCTGCTGTTCCAGAAATGGGAAAACTGGAGCTCGTGCAGGGATTGGAGTGTACTGGGGTCCTAATCACCCTCT AAATGTTGCAGAGAGGTTGTCAGGGAGACAGACAAACCAACGAGCTGAATTACAG GCAGCCTGTAAGGCACTGGAGCAGTCAAGAGATCAAAATATCAAAAAGCTTGTCCTCTACACAGACAGCAAATTCACCATTAACG gTATCACAAGCTGGGTAAAAAATTGGAAGATCAATGGCTGGAGGCTCAAAACAGGTGGAGAGGTGGTTAATAAAGAAGACTTCCAAAGGCTTGATGAACTGAATGAAGAATGTGAGGTCATATGG ATTGTGGTGGATGAAACACCACCCAGAAAAACTGTATTCAAAGCACACAGCCTGGACAGAgcaacagtccatcacagggaaaaGAGTGGTTCAGTGTGCCCTGCTTCCCTCTTCATCTCAAACTGTTAA